The bacterium genome includes the window TTGTTTTCCACAATCAATTTCTACCTATTTCTATAAATTTCAATCTATTTCTATTATCTTATCTCCATATCGCCCTTATCTCCTTATCCCCTTTCTTACACTTTTGATATATAGCCTGAACGGTTACCTATAATTATAACCTAACTTAAGTGAAATTGTCAAGTAATTTTTGCTTGACAATTAATGATAGAATTATTATGATAATTATATGGAATGGCAATATTGTAAAGAAATGCTTCCGAAGGTATCAAGAACATTTGCTTTAAACATTGTAAAACTAAAAGGCAAAACCTGTGAGGCGGTAACAATTAGTTATTTGCTTTTCCGTATTGCAGATACCTTTGAAGATAATCTATTTCTAAAAGAAGATGAAAAGATAAAGGCATTGGAGCAAATTCGTTGGATTTTTGAAGGGAATAAATGCTTAAATGAAAGACTTAACCTCTATGAATCACTTAAATTTCAATGGAAACAATCTTCTTATGAAAAAGAACTTGTTGAAAATGGGGATAAGGTTTTAAAATGCTACTTTGACCTGCTTCCAATTTATCGAAGTATCATTGACCCGCTTATTAGTGAGTCTGTCGAAGGAATGGCAAAATTTCAAAAAAGAAAATTAGAATCATCCTTAAAAATCTTTCAACTTCAAGATTTGAAAGATTTAGAGGAATACTGCTATTATGTTGCCGGGATTGTGGGGATAATGCTTACCCGAATTTTTTCCCTCAAAAAATCAATCTCTAAAATAAAAACTCAACTTGAAAAATATCAAGTTCAATTCGGATTAGCATTACAACTTACAAATATCCTGAAAGATTGGCAAAAAGACTTAAACA containing:
- a CDS encoding squalene/phytoene synthase family protein, with translation MEWQYCKEMLPKVSRTFALNIVKLKGKTCEAVTISYLLFRIADTFEDNLFLKEDEKIKALEQIRWIFEGNKCLNERLNLYESLKFQWKQSSYEKELVENGDKVLKCYFDLLPIYRSIIDPLISESVEGMAKFQKRKLESSLKIFQLQDLKDLEEYCYYVAGIVGIMLTRIFSLKKSISKIKTQLEKYQVQFGLALQLTNILKDWQKDLNRGWCYLPYAITNKWQINLEDSISPNQQIGIIKDIIPWILTYFDSALKYIEIIPETERSIRLFCIIPFVLAYNTLIYLFKNEDKVPRKKVSEILEISNSFANSNQLLKKDYLRVKKYVTVHRRDTEMI